In Xanthocytophaga agilis, a genomic segment contains:
- a CDS encoding LON peptidase substrate-binding domain-containing protein: MMKTKFLPLFPLTLVAYPHERINLHIFEPRYQQLITECLENGTTFGIPAFINNQIQQYGTEMRVTNLRQRYDDGKMDIETEGLEVFKIQRFENPTKGKLYAAGDVEILTIWGDPQSELVAELMTKVKILYKLLQSELKLRITDYDYFSYQIAHKVGLSVESEYELLKITSEKDRQRYLLKHLEKTIPVMENMEATKERIRMNGHFKHFDPLNF; the protein is encoded by the coding sequence ATGATGAAAACAAAATTCCTTCCATTGTTTCCGCTTACCCTGGTAGCTTATCCTCATGAAAGGATAAACCTGCATATTTTTGAACCACGATATCAACAACTGATTACTGAGTGTCTGGAGAATGGTACTACATTTGGTATACCAGCCTTTATAAATAATCAGATTCAACAATATGGCACTGAAATGCGTGTGACCAATCTGCGTCAGCGCTATGATGATGGGAAGATGGACATTGAAACAGAAGGGCTGGAAGTATTTAAAATTCAACGTTTTGAGAACCCTACCAAAGGTAAATTATATGCTGCCGGTGATGTAGAAATTTTGACGATTTGGGGAGATCCTCAATCTGAACTGGTAGCTGAACTCATGACTAAGGTCAAAATATTGTATAAGTTACTGCAGTCCGAATTGAAATTACGTATTACCGATTATGACTATTTTTCATATCAGATCGCACATAAGGTAGGACTCTCTGTGGAAAGCGAATATGAGTTATTAAAAATAACTTCAGAAAAGGACCGTCAACGCTATTTGTTGAAGCATCTGGAAAAAACTATTCCTGTAATGGAAAATATGGAGGCTACGAAAGAACGGATTCGAATGAATGGTCATTTTAAGCACTTTGATCCATTGAATTTTTAA
- a CDS encoding gliding motility lipoprotein GldH: MILSHSLITIRKRLIHILGIVLFGLCWACDTERVYEQYHDIPENQWFIDSVQTFTFTIEDPSIPYNIYYNIRNSVSYPYYNLFVTYYLTDASGKQLSSKLQELLLMDTQTGKPLGEGLGDIFDNRVISLTKFKFPQKGAYTFKIKQYMRKDPLPEVMSVGIRVEKASQ, from the coding sequence ATGATATTATCTCACTCTCTGATTACTATAAGAAAAAGACTGATACATATTCTCGGAATCGTTTTATTCGGACTTTGCTGGGCCTGTGACACGGAACGGGTATATGAGCAATATCATGACATTCCTGAAAATCAATGGTTTATTGATAGTGTACAGACCTTTACTTTTACTATCGAGGATCCATCTATTCCTTATAATATTTATTATAATATTCGTAATTCTGTCTCATATCCTTATTATAATTTGTTTGTAACCTACTATCTAACAGATGCTAGCGGAAAGCAGTTGTCATCTAAACTACAGGAGTTACTATTGATGGACACACAGACAGGTAAGCCTCTTGGTGAAGGTTTGGGGGACATATTTGATAATCGGGTTATCTCGCTTACTAAATTTAAGTTTCCACAGAAGGGGGCATATACATTTAAAATTAAGCAGTATATGCGGAAAGACCCACTTCCGGAAGTTATGAGTGTTGGAATCCGGGTAGAAAAAGCCAGCCAGTAA
- a CDS encoding regulatory iron-sulfur-containing complex subunit RicT, with amino-acid sequence MACTGCSTASNGTGATGCETGGCNKMNVFDWLGNMDIPLEQRFNIVEIRFKGGRKEFFRNSNYLELFTGDQVIVEVPGGHHLGIVSLQGDLVRLQMKKKGVQDNEEIRQIYRIATEKDIEKHEQTKARELPTMFRTREIIRELNLQMKLSDVEYQSDNTKATFFYSADDRVDFRELIKILAAEFKVRVEMRQISLRQEAGRLGGIGSCGRELCCSTWLNDFKAVSTVAARYQNLSLNPTKLSGQCGRLKCCLNYELETYMEALQGIPTIEEPLRTKKGHAYLQKTDIFKKILWFGYHEETTWHPLGVERVNEILIMNRNGITPESLFENELAIIEAAPINSDLAKLDKRLNDKEKDKKKFKKKRR; translated from the coding sequence ATGGCATGTACAGGGTGTAGCACAGCTTCTAATGGAACTGGAGCAACCGGCTGCGAGACAGGTGGTTGCAATAAGATGAATGTTTTTGACTGGCTGGGGAATATGGATATTCCTTTGGAACAGCGTTTTAATATTGTAGAGATACGCTTTAAAGGAGGACGGAAAGAGTTTTTTCGTAACTCAAATTATCTGGAACTATTTACAGGAGACCAGGTAATTGTAGAGGTACCAGGAGGACATCACCTGGGGATAGTTTCATTGCAGGGGGATTTGGTTCGTCTGCAAATGAAAAAGAAAGGTGTGCAGGATAATGAAGAAATCAGACAGATCTATCGGATTGCAACAGAAAAAGACATTGAAAAGCATGAACAGACAAAAGCTCGGGAATTGCCTACAATGTTTCGTACTCGTGAGATTATTCGTGAATTGAATCTGCAAATGAAACTTTCAGATGTAGAATATCAGTCCGATAATACCAAGGCTACATTTTTCTACTCAGCAGATGATCGGGTTGATTTCAGAGAACTGATTAAGATTTTGGCTGCAGAGTTTAAAGTACGGGTAGAAATGCGCCAGATTAGTTTGCGTCAGGAAGCTGGCAGACTGGGAGGGATTGGCTCCTGTGGTCGGGAATTATGTTGCTCTACCTGGTTAAATGATTTCAAAGCTGTATCTACAGTTGCTGCCCGTTATCAAAATCTTTCGCTTAATCCGACGAAGCTTTCCGGACAATGTGGAAGATTAAAGTGTTGTCTTAACTATGAACTAGAGACTTATATGGAAGCTTTGCAAGGAATTCCTACAATAGAAGAACCTCTGCGAACTAAAAAAGGTCATGCTTATTTACAAAAGACAGACATTTTTAAGAAGATTCTCTGGTTTGGATATCATGAAGAGACGACTTGGCATCCGTTGGGTGTAGAGCGTGTCAATGAGATTCTGATTATGAACCGGAATGGTATTACACCTGAATCATTATTCGAAAATGAACTGGCAATAATAGAAGCAGCTCCTATCAATAGTGATCTTGCCAAACTGGATAAACGGTTGAATGATAAAGAGAAAGACAAAAAGAAATTTAAGAAGAAGCGCCGTTGA
- the purD gene encoding phosphoribosylamine--glycine ligase, translating into MKILILGSGGREHALAWKIKQSPLCSQLFVAPGNAGTHEIATNVAIGVNDFTAITDFVLKESIELVVVGPEEPLVRGIRNTFEEREDLKHVLIVGPGREGAQLEGSKDFSKQFMQRHNIPTARYQTFTPEQLEEGLEYIDKQELPIVLKADGLAAGKGVIIAQSYKEAHETLTDMLAHQKFGDASSRVVIEQYLTGIELSVFVLTDGKDYKILPEAKDYKRIGEGDTGLNTGGMGAVSPVPFVDREFMQKIDERIIWPTIEGLYKENISYVGFIFFGLINVDGEPYVIEYNARMGDPETEVVIPRIQSDLVELLVATANGTLSEKRIQFVPRIATTVMLVSGGYPGDYEKGKVISDTGKVENVLVFHAGTKLTPDNRVVTDGGRVMALTAYGADIRQALAKSNQAAERIQWEGKYYRKDIGLDLLKISK; encoded by the coding sequence ATGAAAATACTTATTCTTGGTTCTGGTGGTAGAGAGCATGCTTTAGCGTGGAAGATCAAGCAAAGTCCTTTGTGTTCACAGTTATTTGTTGCACCAGGAAATGCAGGAACTCATGAGATAGCAACTAATGTTGCTATTGGGGTGAATGACTTTACTGCCATTACGGATTTTGTGTTGAAGGAGTCCATTGAACTTGTGGTAGTTGGTCCGGAAGAACCATTGGTGCGAGGTATTCGGAATACATTTGAGGAAAGAGAAGATCTAAAACATGTGTTGATTGTAGGACCAGGTAGGGAAGGGGCTCAACTGGAAGGTAGCAAGGATTTTTCAAAGCAATTTATGCAGCGACACAATATTCCTACAGCCCGTTACCAGACATTTACTCCTGAGCAATTAGAAGAAGGACTCGAATATATTGATAAGCAGGAATTGCCTATTGTACTAAAAGCGGATGGATTAGCAGCAGGAAAAGGTGTAATTATTGCGCAAAGCTATAAGGAAGCACATGAGACGCTTACAGATATGTTGGCTCATCAGAAGTTTGGAGATGCCAGTAGCCGTGTAGTAATTGAACAATACCTGACTGGAATAGAGCTTTCTGTTTTTGTGCTTACGGATGGTAAAGATTATAAAATATTGCCTGAAGCCAAAGATTACAAACGGATAGGAGAAGGAGATACTGGACTAAATACGGGTGGGATGGGTGCTGTTTCTCCTGTACCATTTGTAGATAGGGAGTTTATGCAGAAAATTGATGAACGAATTATATGGCCAACAATAGAAGGTTTGTATAAAGAAAACATTTCTTATGTTGGTTTTATATTCTTTGGATTGATAAATGTTGATGGAGAGCCTTATGTAATTGAGTATAATGCACGTATGGGTGATCCTGAAACAGAAGTAGTAATTCCTCGTATTCAGTCAGATTTAGTTGAATTATTAGTAGCGACTGCTAACGGTACGCTATCTGAAAAACGAATTCAGTTTGTACCTCGTATTGCAACTACAGTAATGCTTGTTTCCGGAGGATACCCTGGTGATTATGAAAAAGGAAAAGTGATTTCAGATACAGGAAAAGTGGAAAACGTGCTGGTATTTCATGCAGGTACAAAACTAACTCCTGACAATCGTGTTGTAACAGATGGAGGACGTGTAATGGCATTGACAGCTTATGGAGCAGATATCCGTCAGGCACTAGCTAAGTCTAATCAGGCTGCAGAACGGATACAATGGGAGGGAAAATATTATCGCAAAGATATAGGATTGGATTTATTGAAGATAAGTAAGTAA
- the recQ gene encoding DNA helicase RecQ codes for MLTDELSQLKETLKDVFGYSQFRGTQEEIIQSILAGRNTFVIMPTGAGKSLCYQLPAIVMSGTAIVISPLIALMKNQVDQLNAVGINAQFLNSTLSKAEITKVKKDVLNGEIRLLYVAPESLTKEENIDLLKRANISFVAVDEAHCISEWGHDFRPEYRKIRGIIENLGKNLPIIALTATATPKVQTDIQRNLDMDDAELFKSSFNRKNLYYEVRPKVDAKKQLIKYIKNHKGKSGIIYCLSRKKVEEIAELLSVNDIKALPYHAGLDASIRMANQDAFLNEEVDVIVATIAFGMGIDKPDVRFVIHYDAPKSLEGYYQETGRSGRDGLEGNCIMFYSYNDILKLEKFNKDKPVTERDNAKHLLQEMAAYAESSVCRRRQLLHYFGEQLDHDCGYCDNCLKPREKFEAQDDVVLAVQAVIQTESRFGVPHLVDVLRGVKNDYVISYGHDKLKLFGVGAEKDVAYWTSVYRQITIYNFLEKDVDVIGIARPSAKGLEFIDNPYPVTLTKDHDYSNVDEESDEDDNDAGNPSTPRAADETLFEMLKALRKKIAKEKGLPPYVIFQDPSLEEMATTYPTTKEELAQINGVGGGKVAKFGKPFLELIAKYVAENDIETDSDVLIKSTANKSKTKIFIIQQIDRKINLDEIAESKVLTMSDLIEEIEHICYSGTRLNLDYYIDQILDEDKQQDIWDYFISAETDSMKVALAEMGDDFSEEELRLMRIKFLSEVAN; via the coding sequence ATGTTGACGGACGAGTTATCTCAGTTAAAAGAAACCCTTAAAGACGTTTTTGGCTATAGCCAGTTTCGCGGAACCCAGGAAGAAATTATTCAAAGTATTTTAGCGGGACGCAATACGTTTGTAATTATGCCAACAGGGGCAGGTAAATCATTGTGTTACCAGTTGCCTGCTATTGTGATGTCTGGGACAGCCATTGTAATTTCACCCCTGATTGCTTTAATGAAAAATCAGGTAGACCAGTTGAATGCAGTTGGTATCAACGCCCAGTTTTTAAATTCTACTCTCAGCAAAGCTGAAATCACGAAAGTTAAAAAAGATGTATTGAATGGTGAGATCAGGCTTTTATATGTAGCACCTGAATCTTTAACCAAAGAAGAAAATATTGACCTTCTCAAAAGAGCTAACATCTCATTTGTTGCAGTAGATGAAGCTCATTGTATCTCTGAATGGGGTCATGATTTCCGCCCGGAATACCGCAAGATCAGAGGTATTATTGAAAATTTAGGTAAAAACCTCCCTATTATTGCCCTTACAGCTACGGCAACCCCTAAAGTCCAGACTGACATTCAAAGAAACCTGGACATGGACGATGCGGAACTTTTTAAATCTTCCTTCAACCGCAAAAATCTTTACTACGAAGTTCGTCCAAAAGTTGATGCGAAGAAGCAACTAATCAAATATATAAAAAACCACAAAGGTAAATCTGGTATTATCTATTGCCTTAGCCGCAAGAAAGTAGAAGAGATTGCTGAGTTACTCAGTGTAAATGACATTAAGGCATTGCCTTACCATGCTGGTCTGGATGCCTCAATCCGTATGGCCAACCAGGATGCATTTTTGAATGAAGAAGTAGATGTAATTGTGGCTACTATCGCTTTTGGAATGGGAATTGACAAACCAGATGTTCGTTTTGTTATTCACTATGATGCTCCAAAGTCGCTGGAAGGATATTATCAGGAAACAGGGCGATCTGGTCGTGATGGATTGGAAGGTAACTGTATTATGTTCTACAGCTACAATGACATTCTGAAGCTGGAGAAATTTAATAAGGACAAACCTGTTACAGAGCGGGATAATGCCAAACATCTTTTACAGGAGATGGCTGCTTATGCTGAATCTTCTGTATGTCGCCGCCGTCAGCTTCTACATTATTTTGGTGAACAACTGGATCATGATTGTGGCTATTGTGATAACTGTCTGAAACCTCGTGAGAAATTTGAGGCGCAGGATGATGTAGTGCTAGCAGTTCAGGCCGTAATACAGACAGAGTCACGTTTTGGAGTGCCGCATCTTGTGGATGTTTTACGTGGCGTTAAAAATGATTACGTAATAAGCTACGGACATGACAAACTTAAGCTATTTGGTGTAGGTGCAGAAAAAGATGTAGCCTATTGGACCTCTGTGTATCGTCAGATTACCATTTATAACTTCTTGGAAAAAGATGTAGATGTAATTGGTATTGCCCGTCCGTCTGCTAAAGGACTGGAATTCATAGATAATCCTTATCCTGTCACGCTGACTAAAGATCATGATTATTCAAATGTAGATGAAGAAAGTGACGAGGATGATAATGATGCTGGCAATCCATCTACTCCACGCGCGGCTGATGAGACTTTATTTGAAATGCTGAAAGCACTTCGTAAAAAGATTGCGAAAGAAAAAGGCTTACCACCATACGTTATTTTTCAGGACCCTTCTCTGGAGGAGATGGCTACTACCTATCCAACAACCAAAGAGGAACTGGCGCAGATTAATGGTGTTGGAGGAGGAAAGGTTGCTAAATTTGGTAAACCATTTCTTGAACTAATAGCCAAGTATGTTGCTGAGAATGATATAGAGACAGATTCTGATGTATTGATCAAGTCTACAGCTAATAAGTCTAAGACCAAGATCTTTATCATTCAGCAAATTGACCGGAAAATCAATCTGGACGAAATCGCAGAGTCAAAAGTTTTGACTATGAGTGATTTGATAGAAGAGATAGAACATATTTGTTATTCTGGAACACGTCTTAATCTGGATTATTATATTGATCAGATTCTGGATGAAGACAAACAACAGGATATCTGGGATTACTTTATTTCTGCAGAGACAGACAGTATGAAAGTAGCATTAGCCGAGATGGGAGATGATTTTAGTGAAGAAGAATTACGACTTATGCGAATTAAATTCCTTTCGGAAGTAGCCAACTAG
- a CDS encoding mannose-1-phosphate guanylyltransferase — MSKNNYVIIMAGGVGTRFWPFSRTSNPKQFHDVLGTGRTLLQQTADRFDGICPPENIYVVTSAEYRDLVKQQLPQLSYDQILLEPARRNTAPCIAYAAYKIAHKDPHANLVIAPADHIILKEEAFRADIQKALKATTETNKIVTLGIKPSRPDTGYGYIQFIPKDGEEVLKVKTFTEKPNLEYAKSFIESGDYVWNAGIFVWNAQTVTQNFLQYLPDIAEAFEDGKPFYFTTEESTYIDKAYSWCKSISIDVGIMEKADKAGDVYVVLSDFGWSDLGTWKSLYEVSDKDEHENVIDGSVMLYDTKNCIIKTPKDRLIAINGLDGFIVAEYDNVLLICRKDDEQKVKEFVNDAKNKGDEFV; from the coding sequence ATGAGCAAAAACAACTATGTTATTATTATGGCAGGAGGTGTAGGCACACGCTTCTGGCCGTTTAGTCGCACCAGTAATCCCAAGCAGTTTCATGATGTATTAGGAACAGGCCGAACCCTGCTCCAACAAACTGCAGATCGTTTTGACGGCATCTGTCCACCCGAAAATATATATGTTGTAACCAGTGCTGAATACAGAGACCTGGTAAAACAGCAACTACCACAGCTCTCCTACGATCAGATATTATTAGAACCAGCTCGTCGCAACACAGCTCCCTGTATCGCGTATGCAGCCTACAAAATTGCTCATAAAGATCCTCATGCCAATCTGGTTATAGCTCCTGCAGATCATATCATATTAAAAGAAGAAGCGTTTAGAGCTGATATCCAGAAAGCACTGAAAGCTACCACAGAAACAAATAAGATTGTAACACTGGGAATTAAACCCAGCCGACCGGATACAGGATATGGTTATATCCAGTTTATTCCAAAAGATGGCGAAGAAGTTCTGAAAGTAAAAACTTTTACAGAAAAGCCAAATCTGGAATATGCTAAAAGCTTTATTGAGAGTGGAGATTATGTCTGGAATGCAGGGATCTTTGTCTGGAATGCGCAGACTGTAACCCAAAACTTTCTGCAGTATCTTCCGGATATAGCAGAAGCATTTGAAGATGGAAAACCATTCTACTTTACTACAGAAGAATCTACTTATATAGACAAAGCCTATTCCTGGTGTAAAAGTATCTCTATTGATGTAGGCATTATGGAAAAAGCAGATAAGGCAGGAGATGTCTATGTGGTATTAAGCGACTTTGGCTGGTCTGACTTGGGAACCTGGAAATCATTGTATGAAGTATCAGATAAAGATGAGCATGAAAATGTTATTGATGGCAGTGTGATGCTATATGACACCAAAAACTGTATCATCAAAACACCCAAAGATCGTCTGATTGCTATCAATGGTCTGGATGGGTTTATTGTTGCAGAATATGATAATGTGCTTCTTATCTGTCGCAAAGACGATGAACAAAAAGTAAAGGAGTTTGTCAATGATGCGAAAAATAAAGGAGACGAATTTGTTTAA
- a CDS encoding energy transducer TonB, protein MQYIYTLIIFLSTITYSFSQNETSAVSPESTDSVYVTVERMPEFPGGIPKIGEFLQNNLRYPKAAFKANITGKVFGTFIVGEDGTIRDIEITQGIGYGCDEEVIRVIKLMPKWIPGMQGGKTVAVRYVLPINFSIGKK, encoded by the coding sequence ATGCAATACATCTATACTCTTATTATCTTTCTAAGTACTATTACTTATTCTTTTTCTCAAAATGAAACATCTGCAGTTTCACCCGAAAGCACAGATAGCGTGTATGTCACAGTGGAACGTATGCCTGAATTTCCAGGTGGTATTCCCAAAATAGGTGAGTTTCTACAAAATAACCTGCGCTATCCCAAAGCCGCCTTCAAAGCTAATATTACGGGTAAAGTTTTTGGAACATTCATAGTTGGAGAAGATGGAACTATTCGGGATATAGAAATAACGCAGGGTATAGGCTATGGATGTGATGAAGAAGTTATACGTGTTATTAAGCTTATGCCTAAATGGATTCCCGGTATGCAAGGAGGAAAGACAGTGGCCGTCCGTTATGTATTACCAATAAATTTTAGCATAGGGAAGAAATAA
- a CDS encoding energy transducer TonB, which translates to MKTIFIILFSVLSIQYTIGQTKENSFNTTPSSGPLLEVDQIPEFPGGISKLGEFLQNNLRYPKAARKANITGKVFASFVVDAKGRIKDISIAKGLGYGCDEEVIRVIRLMPKWKPGIKDNKAVPVRFSLPISFSLSD; encoded by the coding sequence ATGAAAACAATTTTTATCATACTATTTTCCGTTTTATCCATTCAATATACAATAGGTCAAACAAAAGAAAATTCTTTCAATACTACACCGTCCAGCGGCCCGTTGCTGGAAGTGGATCAAATTCCTGAATTTCCAGGAGGGATTTCAAAATTGGGTGAGTTTTTACAAAATAATCTGCGTTATCCTAAAGCTGCCCGCAAAGCTAACATTACGGGTAAAGTTTTTGCCAGCTTTGTGGTAGATGCCAAAGGAAGAATTAAGGATATATCTATTGCCAAAGGATTGGGTTATGGATGTGATGAAGAAGTTATACGCGTTATTAGACTGATGCCTAAATGGAAACCAGGCATAAAAGATAATAAAGCAGTTCCTGTACGTTTTTCTCTTCCTATTTCGTTTTCACTATCTGACTGA
- a CDS encoding energy transducer TonB produces MYLFKHSIKKQLSSLIIALLVCVPLYAQDSSTEQDSSPVNGNVSQLNEVQPEFPGGMEKLSKFLKANLKYPKAARKAHITGKVICSFVIDADGFVQEVFVTKGIGYGCDEEAARVLKLMPQWKPGLQNNQKVPVRYSFPISFGHGQ; encoded by the coding sequence ATGTATTTATTTAAACATTCCATAAAAAAACAACTTTCTTCACTGATTATCGCTTTGCTTGTCTGTGTCCCTCTGTATGCTCAGGACTCGTCTACTGAACAAGACAGCTCACCAGTAAATGGAAATGTTTCTCAACTAAATGAAGTACAACCTGAATTCCCAGGAGGCATGGAAAAATTAAGTAAATTTCTAAAAGCCAATCTGAAATACCCGAAAGCAGCTCGCAAGGCACATATTACAGGTAAAGTCATTTGTTCTTTTGTTATAGATGCAGATGGATTTGTACAGGAAGTATTTGTTACCAAAGGCATAGGATATGGTTGCGACGAAGAAGCGGCTCGTGTACTTAAACTTATGCCGCAATGGAAACCTGGTTTACAAAACAATCAAAAAGTACCTGTCAGATATTCTTTTCCTATCAGTTTTGGGCATGGACAATAA
- a CDS encoding energy transducer TonB yields the protein MYKAIPILFSVFFLSVSDYAQAKQSKPNTPIPETFQPLNCEKRLFWTAQHPQYPEGISALYTLIQKNLRYPALARNNKVQGTIYAGFIIDEKGFIKSPQILQGLGYGCDEEVVRVLNLMPQWIPAQQNGRNTAIKYILPISFYLAI from the coding sequence ATGTACAAGGCAATACCTATTCTTTTTTCTGTTTTTTTTCTCTCAGTCTCAGATTATGCTCAGGCAAAACAGAGCAAACCAAATACACCAATCCCGGAGACATTTCAGCCACTGAATTGTGAGAAACGTCTTTTCTGGACAGCACAACATCCTCAATATCCGGAGGGTATATCTGCATTATATACTCTCATTCAAAAAAATCTTAGATATCCTGCTCTGGCAAGGAATAACAAAGTTCAGGGAACAATCTATGCTGGTTTTATAATAGATGAGAAAGGATTTATCAAATCCCCTCAGATTTTACAAGGCTTAGGGTATGGGTGTGATGAGGAGGTAGTGCGTGTACTTAATCTTATGCCGCAATGGATTCCTGCACAACAAAACGGAAGGAATACAGCTATTAAATATATCCTACCTATCAGCTTCTATCTTGCGATATAA
- a CDS encoding energy transducer TonB: MQKYTSVILLIILTACDFHRETDFTVFNSHQTHFPTLYKTTTIDSKPSERAPQFPGGEEGLKQFITDNLQSPPEALKAEVTGKVYVSFTVGDKGLLQDIKVIKGLGYGCDEEVVRLVRHMPVWEPGLQGGQPIDVNYILPVEFKKTRITRK; this comes from the coding sequence ATGCAAAAATATACATCTGTAATCTTACTAATTATTCTTACAGCTTGTGATTTTCACAGAGAAACAGACTTTACAGTATTCAACTCTCATCAGACACATTTTCCTACTCTTTACAAAACCACAACCATTGATTCAAAACCTTCCGAACGAGCACCACAATTTCCAGGTGGAGAAGAAGGATTGAAACAATTCATTACAGATAATCTGCAATCACCACCAGAAGCACTAAAAGCCGAAGTTACAGGAAAAGTATATGTTAGCTTTACTGTAGGAGATAAGGGTCTGCTTCAGGATATAAAAGTAATTAAAGGCTTAGGGTATGGGTGTGATGAGGAAGTAGTACGATTAGTCAGACATATGCCAGTTTGGGAACCTGGTCTTCAGGGAGGTCAACCTATTGATGTAAATTACATTCTCCCTGTTGAGTTTAAGAAGACCAGAATAACCCGGAAATAA
- a CDS encoding energy transducer TonB — MKRPLIQLSTYCIFCILSIALFLCCNNESSSITTQKKLPDTLLVEEKIEDLLISDSDYLERLNFYKLQEEDIITGAVVDKVAEFPGGEKAMKSFIQKHLKYPHTSSDISGVVYVTFWVQQDGHLEDIHVLKGIGSDFDKEALRVIQLMPNWKPAQLNHRNVPLRYTLPISFSPHIK; from the coding sequence ATGAAACGTCCACTAATACAACTATCTACATATTGCATCTTTTGCATTCTAAGTATTGCGTTATTCTTATGTTGCAACAATGAATCCTCTTCTATAACTACTCAGAAAAAGTTACCAGATACCTTGTTAGTAGAGGAAAAAATAGAAGATCTTCTTATCTCTGATTCAGATTATCTAGAAAGATTAAATTTTTATAAATTACAAGAAGAAGACATTATAACAGGAGCAGTAGTAGACAAAGTAGCTGAATTTCCTGGTGGGGAAAAAGCAATGAAATCATTCATACAAAAGCATCTGAAGTATCCACACACTTCATCTGATATAAGTGGAGTAGTATACGTTACTTTTTGGGTTCAACAAGATGGTCACCTCGAAGACATCCATGTATTAAAAGGAATAGGGTCAGACTTTGATAAAGAAGCCCTACGAGTGATTCAACTCATGCCTAACTGGAAACCAGCACAGTTAAATCATCGTAATGTGCCTCTCAGATATACTCTACCTATCTCTTTCTCTCCACATATAAAGTGA
- a CDS encoding energy transducer TonB, whose product MISSTQKEEYPIDTTAFTDSVAFCACFIEQIPEFPGGRWELAQYLHQNIRWPTTATDASGVVYIRFLVNTDGSISNIEVIKGIHPDFDAEAVRVVQHMPKWKPGKSYGEIIAQEYTLPIRFILSSNSPN is encoded by the coding sequence TTGATTTCTTCAACCCAGAAAGAAGAGTATCCTATAGATACTACAGCATTTACAGATTCAGTAGCGTTCTGTGCTTGCTTCATAGAGCAAATACCCGAATTTCCTGGAGGCAGATGGGAGTTAGCTCAGTACTTACATCAAAATATTCGGTGGCCAACTACCGCCACGGATGCTAGTGGAGTTGTATATATCCGATTTCTTGTCAATACAGACGGCAGTATTAGCAACATTGAAGTAATAAAAGGGATACATCCGGATTTTGATGCAGAAGCCGTACGCGTTGTTCAGCATATGCCTAAATGGAAACCAGGGAAATCATATGGTGAAATAATAGCCCAAGAGTATACATTACCTATTCGTTTTATATTGTCATCAAACTCTCCCAACTAA
- a CDS encoding energy transducer TonB, with product MRKSLFFLFLLNCSVCIAQQSKSRTFLNPSPKTQSLTFTTTTEQPPSIDSLFIVDKIVLSEATEDIGQGGGVWAEQMPEFPGGIKGMNAFIKKNLMYPEVAKKAKVEGVVYVSFIVNAEGAIDEVKVMKGIGYGCDEEAKRLIHFMPKWIPARQNGRNIAVRYSLPIRFSFPKEKK from the coding sequence ATGAGAAAATCTTTATTCTTCCTTTTCCTTTTGAATTGTAGTGTCTGTATTGCTCAACAATCAAAGTCAAGAACGTTTTTAAACCCTTCCCCCAAAACGCAGAGTTTAACATTTACAACTACTACAGAACAACCTCCTTCTATAGATAGCTTATTTATCGTTGATAAAATAGTTCTATCTGAGGCAACTGAAGATATAGGACAAGGTGGAGGTGTATGGGCTGAACAAATGCCTGAGTTTCCGGGAGGTATCAAAGGTATGAATGCCTTCATAAAGAAGAATTTAATGTATCCGGAAGTCGCTAAGAAAGCAAAAGTAGAAGGTGTTGTGTATGTGAGTTTTATTGTCAATGCAGAAGGAGCTATTGATGAGGTTAAAGTAATGAAAGGTATTGGGTATGGATGCGATGAAGAAGCAAAACGTCTTATCCATTTTATGCCAAAATGGATACCTGCACGGCAGAATGGAAGAAATATAGCTGTTCGATATTCTTTACCTATTCGTTTTTCTTTTCCTAAAGAAAAGAAATAA